One Penicillium oxalicum strain HP7-1 chromosome III, whole genome shotgun sequence genomic region harbors:
- a CDS encoding MIP18 family protein has translation MAEVQNSNPTILSAADLPTRSRSSEKKQGDHELGIFAAVPQSTDFLSSDSEGDEDLLEEPIDEQEIYDLIKNISDPEHPLSLGELAVVSLPDISIQPTLPTVPNSPLQTVTVLITPTITHCSLATVIGLGVRVRLEQSLPPRFRVDVRIKEGTHSTGDEVNKQLGDKERVAAALENGALMQVIAKMMETCQ, from the exons ATGGCAGAAGTTCAAAACTCCAACCCTACCATCCTCAGTGCCGCAGATCTGCCCACGCGATCACGGTCCTCGGAAAAGAAGCAAGGCGATCATGAGCTCGGCATCTTCGCCGCAGTTCCCCAATCCACCGATTTCCTCTCCTCGGATTCAGAAGGTGATGAAGATTTGCTCGAGGAACCCATTGATGAACAAGAAATATATG ATCTCATCAAAAACATCTCCGACCCCGAACATCCCCTGTCCCTCGGCGAATTAGCCGTCGTCTCACTACCAGATATATCCATCCAACCCACTCTCCCCACGGTCCCCAACTCGCCCCTCCAAACGGTCACCGTGCTGATCACTCCCACCATCACGCACTGCAGTTTGGCCACCGTGATTGGACTTGGAGTCCGAGTCCGGTTGGAGCAGTCCCTTCCACCCCGCTTCCGGGTTGACGTGCGCATCAAAGAAGGCACGCATAGTACTGGGGACGAGGTGAATAAGCAGCTGGGGGATAAGGAACGGGTCGCAGCGGCGTTGGAGAATGGGGCCTTGATGCAGGTCATTGCCAAAATGATGGAGACTTGTCAATGA
- a CDS encoding Ribosome-associated molecular chaperone SSB1, with protein MADLEVYDGAIGIDLGTTYSCVANYEGTNVEIIANDQGSYTTPSFVSFTDKERLIGEAAKNQAAMNPKNTIFDIKRLIGRPFDDPIVKKDVESWPFKVVAQGTAPAVEVEYLGEIKTFTPQEISSMVLMKMKEVAETKLGKKVEKAVITVPAYFNDNQRQATKDAGAIAGLNVLRIINEPTAAAIAYGLGSGKSDKERNVLIYDLGGGTFDVSLLNIQGGVFTVKATAGDTHLGGQDFDTNLLDHFKKEFNKKTGKDLSGDARALRRLRTACERAKRTLSNATQTTVEIDSLFDGEDFNSSITRARFEDLNAKAFSGTLEPVQQVLKDAGMEKSKVDEIVLVGGSTRIPRIQKLLSDFFDGKKLEKSINPDEAVAYGAAVQAGILSGKATSAETQDLLLLDVVPLSLGVAMEGNIFAPVVNRGQTVPTIKKRTFTTVVDNQSTVQFPVYQGERTNCADNTSLGEFTLAPIPPMRAGEAALECVFEVDVNGILKVTATEKSSGRSANITISNAVGKLSSTEIEQMVEDAAKFKSSDEEFTKKFESRQQLESYISRVEEIVSDPSMSMKLKRGNKEKIESALSDAMAQLEIEDSSPEDLKKKELALKRLITKAMATR; from the exons ATGGCGGATCTCGAGGTTTACGACGGTGCCATCGGTATCGATCTTG GCACCACCTACTCTTGCGTTGCCAACTATGAGGGTACCAACGTTGAGATCA TTGCCAACGACCAGGGTAGCTACACCACTCCCTCTTTCGTCTCCTTCACCGACAAGGAGCGTCTGATTGGTGAGGCCGCCAAGAACCAGGCTGCTATGAACCCCAAGaacaccatcttcgacaTCAA GCGTCTGATCGGTCGTCCCTTCGATGACCCCATCGTCAAGAAGGATGTTGAGTCCTGGCCCTTCAAGGTCGTTGCTCAGGGTACCGCCCCCGCCGTCGAGGTTGAGTACCTCGGTGAGATCAAGACTTTCACTCCCCAGGAGATCTCCTCCATGGTCCTCATGAAG ATGAAGGAGGTTGCTGAGACCAAGCTCGGCAAGAAGGTTGAGAAGGCCGTCATCACCGTGCCCGCTTACTTCAACGACAACCAGCGTCAGGCCACCAAGGATGCCGGTGCCATCGCTGGCCTCAACGTTCTCCGTATCATCAACGAGCCTACTGCCGCTGCTATCGCCTACGGTCTCGGCTCCGGCAAGTCTGACAAGGAGCGCAACGTCCTCATCTACGATCTCGGTGGTGGTACTTTCGATGTTTCCCTGCTGAACATCCAGGGTGGTGTCTTCACCGTCAAGGCTACCGCTGGTGACACTCACCTTGGTGGTCAGGACTTCGACACCAACCTCTTGGACCACTTCAAGAAGGAGTTCAACAAGAAGACCGGCAAGGACCTGTCCGGCGATGCCCGTGCCCTCCGTCGTCTCCGCACTGCTTGCGAGCGTGCCAAGCGTACTCTCTCCAACGCCACCCAGACCACCGTTGAGATCGACTCTCTCTTCGACGGTGAGGACTTCAACTCCTCCATCACCCGTGCCCGTTTCGAGGACCTGAACGCCAAGGCCTTCTCCGGTACTCTCGAGCCTGTCCAGCAGGTCCTGAAGGACGCTGGTATGGAGAAGTCCAAGGTTGACGAGATCGTCCTCGTTGGTGGTTCCACCCGTATTCCCCGTATCCAGAAGCTCCTCAGCGACTTCTTCGATGGcaagaagctcgagaag AGCATCAACCCCGATGAGGCTGTTGCCTACGGTGCTGCCGTCCAGGCCGGTATCCTTTCCGGCAAGGCCACCTCCGCCGAGACCCAGGACCTCCTCCTGCTCGATGTCgttcctctctccctcggtGTCGCCATGGAGGGCAACATCTTCGCCCCCGTTGTCAACCGTGGTCAGACCGTCCCCACCATCAAGAAGCGTACCTTCACCACCGTTGTCGACAACCAGAGCACCGTCCAGTTCCCTGTCTACCAGGGTGAGCGTACCAACTGTGCTGACAACACCTCCCTCGGCGAGTTCACTCTGGCTCCCATTCCTCCCATGCGCGCTGGTGAGGCCGCTCTTGAGTGTGTCTTCGAGGTCGACGTCAACGGTATCCTGAAGGTTACCGCCACTGAGAAGAGCTCCGGCCGCAGTGCCAACATCACCATCTCCAACGCTGTCGGCAAGCTGTCCAGCACTGAGATTGAGCAGATGGTTGAGG ACGCTGCCAAGTTCAAGTCCAGCGACGAGGAGTTCACCAAGAAGTTCGAGTCTCGCCAGCAGCTCGAGTCCTACATCTCCCGTGTTGAGGAGATCGTCTCCGACCCCTCCATGTCCATGAAGCTCAAGCGTGGcaacaaggagaagatcgagtcTGCTCTCAGCGACGCCATGGCCCAGCTCGAGATCGAGGACTCCTCCCCCGAGGacctcaagaagaaggagcttGCCCTCAAGCGCCTGATCACCAAGGCCATGGCCACCCGCTAA